A single window of Nocardia sp. NBC_01327 DNA harbors:
- a CDS encoding carboxylesterase/lipase family protein: MLTPQLGRRSLLLGAGVLALATACSTTKSDSKGDSGTVTTTYGPVNGVRRDTGTAYLGIPYAQPPVGDLRFAAPVPPTPWHEVRDCTAYGPTAQRKSLTEVTAIPEPSIPGDGVLNLNVFTPSPGKDAKLPVLVWIHGGGFVAGSAASPWYDGASFNRDGVVVVSVGYRLGIEGFLHLEGAPDNRAVLDWIAALTWVRDNIAAFGGDPGRVTVAGQSAGGGAVWALMAAPSAKGLFHAGISESGALSQPNARADGAAVADLFTKRTGLPATAAALHDLTGAQIQDLEDKLRAVGPGSETVPALGLAPFVDGTLIPLSSTDLLKSGGATNVPLLLGFTRDEFNGMTRDQPITDAALPAAFAAMGLPATDIDGFRTAYPGDAAPQLLGQAQSDLLLRAPAYRVAEDRATRNQPTWLYEFTWESTAPEYKGTSFHCLDVPFAFDCLRAQGVTAVAGDNPPQALADAVHKSWVSFVTTSDPGAGWPRYTLDKRETMIWSDSPRVQTDPFAAQRALWLR; encoded by the coding sequence ATGCTCACACCGCAGCTCGGACGTCGCTCACTACTGCTGGGGGCGGGCGTACTGGCCCTGGCCACCGCGTGTTCGACCACAAAATCCGACAGCAAGGGCGACTCCGGCACCGTCACCACCACCTACGGCCCGGTCAATGGCGTACGCCGCGATACCGGCACCGCCTACCTGGGCATCCCGTACGCCCAGCCGCCCGTGGGTGATCTGCGATTCGCCGCACCGGTACCGCCCACCCCGTGGCACGAGGTCCGCGATTGCACCGCATACGGACCCACCGCGCAGCGCAAATCCCTCACCGAGGTGACCGCGATCCCCGAGCCGTCCATTCCGGGTGACGGCGTCCTGAACCTCAATGTCTTCACCCCAAGCCCCGGCAAGGACGCCAAACTGCCTGTGCTGGTGTGGATTCACGGCGGTGGCTTCGTCGCGGGCAGTGCGGCCAGCCCGTGGTACGACGGCGCTTCGTTCAATCGCGACGGTGTGGTGGTGGTGTCCGTCGGCTACCGGCTCGGCATCGAGGGCTTCCTGCATCTGGAGGGCGCACCCGATAATCGCGCGGTCCTCGACTGGATCGCGGCGCTGACCTGGGTTCGGGACAATATCGCGGCCTTCGGCGGCGATCCGGGCCGGGTGACCGTCGCGGGTCAGTCCGCCGGCGGCGGCGCGGTGTGGGCGCTCATGGCCGCACCCTCCGCGAAAGGCCTTTTCCACGCGGGCATTTCGGAGTCGGGCGCACTCTCGCAGCCGAATGCCCGGGCGGACGGAGCGGCCGTCGCGGACCTGTTCACCAAGCGCACCGGCCTCCCCGCGACCGCCGCCGCACTGCACGATCTCACCGGCGCTCAGATCCAGGATCTCGAGGACAAGCTGCGCGCCGTCGGACCGGGCAGTGAGACCGTGCCCGCCCTCGGTCTGGCCCCTTTCGTGGACGGCACCCTCATTCCGCTGTCCTCGACGGATCTGCTGAAATCCGGTGGCGCGACCAATGTTCCACTGCTGCTCGGCTTCACCCGCGACGAGTTCAACGGTATGACCCGCGATCAGCCGATCACCGATGCCGCCCTGCCCGCCGCCTTCGCCGCCATGGGCCTGCCCGCCACCGATATCGATGGTTTCCGCACCGCCTACCCCGGTGACGCCGCCCCCCAGCTCCTCGGTCAGGCCCAGAGTGATCTGCTGCTGCGCGCACCCGCCTACCGCGTCGCCGAGGACCGTGCCACCCGCAACCAGCCGACCTGGCTCTACGAATTCACCTGGGAATCAACGGCTCCCGAGTACAAGGGCACTTCGTTCCACTGCCTGGATGTGCCCTTCGCCTTCGATTGCCTGCGCGCCCAGGGCGTCACGGCCGTGGCCGGCGACAATCCGCCCCAGGCTCTCGCCGATGCCGTCCACAAGAGCTGGGTTTCCTTCGTCACGACCTCCGATCCCGGCGCCGGCTGGCCGCGCTACACCCTCGATAAGCGCGAAACCATGATCTGGTCCGATTCACCCCGCGTGCAGACCGACCCGTTCGCGGCGCAGCGCGCGCTCTGGCTCCGCTGA
- a CDS encoding ROK family transcriptional regulator translates to MDHAHTGGPNDSAAVSPSDSAAVRRRNLGLVLRHIAAHGPCARTEVATATGLAHGSVTTLVGDLVERGLVGEDTALRSGGRGRPGRPLRLAPRRALSVAVQISSEQLRVVVADLAGAVIWRAAAPHNCAPGTPEAMADVVAAVVRRAELATATSNAAVAAAKRGGEHEAIASADALSDAAAVADAAHGTAEAIAAAADSVLVRVVIAMAGPVRDDAAQTVVMAPDFGWLQPVRLGELVAARLPGMDCPVEVINDGNAAAFAEFHARPRQRGLVLIEAGTGIGGGVVLDGRIQIGSHGIAGEPGHMPVALDGPRCVCGAHGCLVLYAGPEAVLTAAGLGELLIREGLHATSTRLVEALGAADAPAVAAVRTAGQALGAVILSVTALLDVDEIVLGGLLAHWFPWLAPTIEQQLAGRRALAPALRLTIAPAVLGEDAMLLGAIEFARRTVLSDPASVPLLPLATRA, encoded by the coding sequence GTGGACCACGCACACACGGGCGGCCCGAACGATTCCGCCGCCGTCTCACCGAGCGACTCCGCCGCAGTTCGCCGCCGCAATCTGGGGCTGGTGCTGCGGCATATCGCCGCGCACGGTCCCTGCGCGCGCACCGAGGTCGCGACGGCCACCGGACTCGCGCACGGCTCGGTCACGACACTGGTCGGCGACCTGGTGGAACGCGGCCTGGTGGGTGAGGACACCGCCCTCCGCAGCGGCGGCCGCGGCCGGCCCGGACGCCCGCTGCGACTCGCGCCCCGCCGCGCGCTGTCGGTGGCGGTGCAGATCAGCTCGGAGCAACTGCGCGTGGTGGTCGCGGACCTCGCGGGTGCGGTCATCTGGCGTGCGGCTGCGCCGCACAACTGCGCACCGGGCACGCCCGAGGCCATGGCGGACGTGGTGGCTGCGGTGGTACGTCGTGCCGAACTGGCGACCGCCACATCGAATGCCGCAGTGGCAGCTGCGAAGCGCGGAGGGGAGCACGAGGCCATCGCGTCGGCGGATGCGCTCTCGGATGCGGCCGCCGTCGCTGACGCTGCGCACGGAACGGCTGAGGCCATCGCTGCGGCGGCCGACTCTGTGCTTGTGCGTGTGGTGATCGCCATGGCCGGGCCGGTGCGGGACGATGCCGCGCAGACCGTGGTGATGGCTCCGGATTTCGGCTGGCTGCAACCGGTTCGGCTGGGGGAGCTGGTGGCCGCGCGGCTGCCGGGTATGGACTGTCCGGTGGAGGTGATCAATGACGGCAATGCGGCGGCGTTCGCGGAGTTTCACGCCCGGCCGCGGCAGCGCGGGCTGGTGCTCATCGAGGCGGGGACGGGGATCGGCGGCGGTGTGGTGCTGGATGGCCGCATTCAGATCGGCAGCCACGGTATCGCCGGTGAACCCGGGCATATGCCGGTCGCGCTGGACGGTCCGCGGTGCGTCTGCGGTGCGCACGGGTGTCTGGTGCTCTATGCCGGGCCCGAGGCCGTCCTTACCGCCGCGGGCCTGGGTGAACTGCTGATTCGAGAGGGCTTGCACGCCACCTCGACTCGATTGGTCGAGGCGCTGGGAGCCGCCGACGCACCGGCGGTAGCGGCCGTCCGCACCGCCGGGCAGGCGCTGGGCGCGGTGATTCTGTCGGTCACCGCCCTGCTCGATGTCGACGAGATCGTGCTGGGCGGCCTGCTCGCGCACTGGTTCCCCTGGCTGGCCCCGACCATCGAGCAGCAGCTCGCCGGTCGCCGTGCCCTCGCCCCGGCTCTGCGGCTGACCATCGCCCCGGCTGTGCTGGGGGAGGACGCCATGCTGCTCGGCGCGATCGAATTCGCCAGGCGCACTGTGCTTTCCGATCCCGCGTCGGTACCGCTGCTCCCATTGGCGACCCGGGCCTGA
- a CDS encoding M20/M25/M40 family metallo-hydrolase has translation MDLRQDLRSTVGDLMPELKDLLKQLVAIPSIAFPDYPKENVQRAHDLIAEELRKSGVGDIQVLNLPDTSPVIYARIPPPPGAPTVLLYGHYDVQPSGDESLWNTPPFTPTEKDGAIYGRGAADCKSNVVAHIGALRAYGGKPPVGVTLVIEGQEEFGSGFDDYPAEKPELFQADALLICDAGNIRAGAPTLVTALRGVADVFVEVRTLAAPVHSGQFGGAAPDALLALMAGLATLHDAEGNVAVEGLRRDTWTGANYTDEEFAEITGMAPGMPLLGTGPIGERIWYGPAITVIGLDAPPVKTAASAVIPYAKAYLNVRVHPEQDPAEGQRAVIEHLRKVKPYGIELTVTGGDVGSGFAAGTTGPAYAAMREAMGKSWNTEVVDSAMGGSIPLTNSMAAANPAAEVIMIGAEDSNCNMHGFNERVLLSELANVALAEAEFFQLFANRMRK, from the coding sequence ATGGACTTGCGCCAGGACCTGCGAAGCACAGTCGGCGACCTGATGCCCGAGCTGAAGGACCTGCTGAAGCAGCTGGTCGCCATTCCCTCCATCGCCTTCCCGGACTATCCCAAGGAGAACGTGCAGCGGGCGCACGATCTCATTGCCGAGGAATTGCGGAAGTCCGGCGTCGGCGATATTCAGGTGCTGAATCTGCCGGATACCTCCCCGGTCATCTACGCCCGCATTCCGCCTCCGCCGGGCGCACCGACCGTCCTGCTCTACGGGCACTACGACGTGCAGCCCTCCGGCGACGAAAGTCTCTGGAACACACCGCCGTTCACCCCGACCGAGAAGGACGGCGCCATCTACGGCCGCGGCGCGGCCGACTGCAAATCCAATGTGGTCGCGCATATCGGCGCGCTGCGGGCCTACGGCGGTAAACCGCCGGTCGGCGTCACCCTCGTCATCGAGGGCCAGGAGGAGTTCGGGTCGGGCTTCGACGATTATCCGGCCGAGAAGCCGGAGCTGTTCCAGGCCGATGCCCTGCTCATCTGCGATGCCGGCAATATTCGCGCGGGCGCCCCCACCCTGGTGACCGCACTGCGCGGGGTCGCCGATGTCTTCGTCGAGGTCCGCACGCTGGCGGCTCCGGTGCACTCCGGCCAATTCGGCGGTGCGGCACCGGATGCGCTGCTCGCGCTCATGGCCGGACTGGCCACACTGCACGATGCCGAGGGCAATGTTGCGGTCGAGGGTCTGCGCCGGGACACGTGGACCGGAGCGAACTACACGGATGAGGAATTCGCCGAAATCACCGGCATGGCACCGGGAATGCCGCTGCTGGGCACCGGGCCGATCGGTGAGCGCATCTGGTACGGGCCCGCCATCACCGTCATCGGACTGGACGCACCACCGGTGAAAACCGCTGCCTCCGCGGTGATTCCGTACGCCAAGGCCTATCTGAACGTGCGCGTGCATCCCGAACAGGATCCGGCCGAGGGGCAGCGCGCCGTCATCGAGCACCTGAGGAAGGTCAAGCCCTACGGCATCGAACTGACGGTCACCGGCGGTGATGTCGGTTCCGGATTCGCCGCGGGCACAACCGGTCCCGCCTATGCCGCCATGCGCGAGGCCATGGGAAAGTCCTGGAATACCGAGGTGGTCGATTCCGCCATGGGCGGCTCCATCCCGCTCACCAATTCCATGGCAGCGGCCAATCCGGCCGCCGAGGTGATCATGATCGGCGCCGAGGATTCCAACTGCAATATGCACGGCTTCAATGAGCGCGTACTGCTGAGCGAACTGGCCAATGTGGCGCTCGCGGAGGCGGAATTCTTCCAACTGTTCGCGAACAGGATGCGCAAATGA
- a CDS encoding YfcC family protein, with protein sequence MSETTATADPESEPKPAQHRKKRGFPSTYTILAGVTVAVWLAAFVIPPGAYRVDDKGHTIAGSYHRIEGAKGFTARLRDLFLAPINGLYGIQDPKTGQVAPDMSGSLYGAAAVFLFVLAVGAFITVAFATGALDSGIGRLAYKLRSRSFLLIVGIMVVFAVAGTVEGFAEETLGFYALLVPLMLALGYDRMTAVGAIICGAGVGVMCSTVNPFATGTASSAAGVPIGDGIVLRLAMLVVLTLVTVAYVLWYARRVKTDPDKSWSGWLPGDREVKAEEHEPDPMTRRQVAVLWMVGLTFAFMIFAIIPWATVINGPDAKSFPWELDWYFPELTALFLVGAVVVGLIGGLGEGRMSEAIGKGFGDFVGAGIVIVLARGVTVIMNNTQITSTVLHALEGVVTGTSSAVFAVAVFLVNIPLAFLIPSTSGHATLAMPIMAPLADFANVPRSLVVTAWQSASGWANLVTPTTAVVTGGIALAKVRYDRYVKFVVPLMVILFVLTCAFLAVAAWIG encoded by the coding sequence ATGAGCGAAACCACGGCGACCGCCGATCCGGAGTCCGAGCCGAAACCCGCTCAGCACCGCAAGAAGCGGGGCTTCCCCTCCACCTATACGATCCTCGCCGGTGTCACCGTCGCGGTGTGGCTGGCGGCCTTCGTGATTCCGCCGGGCGCGTACCGGGTGGATGACAAGGGACACACCATTGCCGGGTCGTATCACCGGATCGAGGGTGCGAAGGGTTTCACGGCGCGGCTGCGCGATCTGTTCCTCGCGCCGATCAACGGCCTCTACGGCATTCAGGACCCCAAGACCGGCCAGGTCGCGCCCGACATGTCCGGCTCGCTCTACGGCGCGGCCGCGGTGTTCCTGTTCGTGCTGGCCGTCGGCGCCTTCATCACCGTCGCCTTCGCGACCGGCGCGCTGGACAGCGGTATCGGGCGGCTGGCCTACAAGCTGCGCAGCCGGTCCTTTCTGCTCATCGTCGGCATCATGGTGGTCTTCGCCGTCGCGGGCACGGTGGAGGGCTTTGCCGAGGAGACCCTGGGCTTCTATGCGCTGCTGGTGCCGCTGATGCTGGCCCTGGGCTACGACCGCATGACCGCGGTCGGCGCCATCATCTGCGGTGCGGGCGTCGGCGTCATGTGCTCGACCGTCAATCCTTTCGCGACCGGCACCGCCTCCTCGGCCGCCGGGGTCCCGATCGGCGACGGCATTGTGCTGCGCCTGGCCATGCTGGTGGTGCTCACCCTCGTCACGGTCGCGTATGTGCTCTGGTACGCGCGCCGGGTGAAGACGGACCCGGACAAGTCCTGGTCGGGCTGGCTGCCGGGCGACCGTGAGGTGAAAGCCGAAGAGCACGAACCGGATCCGATGACCCGCCGTCAGGTCGCGGTGCTCTGGATGGTCGGCCTCACCTTCGCGTTCATGATCTTCGCCATCATTCCGTGGGCGACCGTGATCAACGGCCCGGACGCGAAATCCTTTCCGTGGGAATTGGATTGGTACTTCCCGGAGCTCACCGCGCTGTTCCTGGTCGGTGCGGTGGTGGTGGGCCTGATCGGCGGGTTGGGCGAGGGCAGGATGTCCGAGGCGATCGGGAAGGGCTTCGGCGACTTCGTGGGTGCGGGCATCGTGATCGTGCTCGCCCGCGGCGTCACCGTGATCATGAACAACACCCAGATCACCAGCACCGTGCTGCATGCCCTGGAGGGCGTGGTGACCGGCACCTCCTCGGCGGTGTTCGCGGTCGCGGTGTTCCTGGTGAATATCCCGCTGGCCTTCCTGATCCCCTCCACGTCCGGGCATGCCACGCTGGCCATGCCGATCATGGCTCCGCTCGCCGATTTCGCGAATGTGCCACGCTCCCTGGTGGTTACGGCCTGGCAGTCGGCCTCGGGCTGGGCCAATCTGGTCACGCCCACCACCGCGGTGGTCACCGGTGGCATCGCACTGGCGAAGGTGCGCTACGACCGCTACGTGAAGTTCGTGGTGCCGCTCATGGTGATTCTCTTCGTGCTCACCTGTGCGTTCCTCGCCGTGGCGGCCTGGATCGGCTGA
- a CDS encoding TetR/AcrR family transcriptional regulator yields MAKRGPYGKGIERREQILEAALRTIAERGFLATSVAELAEAVGLSQGGLLHYFGTKEELFVAVLRKRDEADMVALRAPDPAAYIAVIRRNAQVPGLIELFTHMQAAAADPRHPAHAYMKERYRRGTAAFSQSLRDMREAGALPAHIDADAAATTFFALSDGLQSRWLIDPSLDMAAHLELVWRNLIGA; encoded by the coding sequence GTGGCGAAACGGGGGCCCTACGGCAAGGGCATCGAACGGCGGGAGCAGATTCTCGAGGCAGCACTGCGCACCATTGCGGAGCGCGGGTTCCTGGCCACCTCCGTCGCCGAGTTGGCCGAGGCGGTCGGACTGAGCCAGGGCGGACTGCTGCACTACTTCGGCACGAAGGAAGAGCTCTTCGTCGCCGTCCTGCGCAAGCGCGACGAGGCCGATATGGTCGCGCTGCGCGCTCCCGATCCGGCGGCCTACATCGCCGTGATTCGACGAAATGCCCAGGTGCCCGGCCTGATCGAGCTCTTCACCCATATGCAGGCGGCCGCGGCCGATCCGCGTCATCCGGCCCACGCCTACATGAAGGAACGGTACCGCCGAGGCACCGCGGCGTTTTCGCAGTCGCTGCGCGATATGCGGGAGGCCGGCGCCCTGCCCGCCCATATCGACGCCGATGCCGCCGCCACCACCTTCTTCGCCCTCTCCGACGGCTTGCAATCGCGCTGGCTGATCGACCCGAGCCTGGATATGGCCGCCCATCTGGAATTGGTGTGGCGCAACCTCATCGGCGCCTGA